DNA from Halomonas sp. GFAJ-1:
TCTGATGGCGCACCCTGGGCAACAATTTGCCCGTCGCGCATGGCAATCAGGTGGTCGGCGTAGCGGCAGGCGCTGGCCAGGTCGTGCAGCACCATCACCACCGTGCGGCCCTGGCAGGCCAGGCCGCGCACCAGCTCGAACACCTCGATTTGGTGGCCTAAGTCTAACGCGGAGGTGGGCTCGTCGAGTAGTAAAAGCGGCGTTTGCTGGGCGATGGTCATGGCGATCCAGGCGCGCTGGCGTTGGCCGCCGGAAAGCGCTTCCAAAGGCCGGTCGGCAAGCGCTTCCAGCTCGGCAGCGGCAAGCGCATGTTGCACCACCTGTTGATCTTCCGCCGACCACTGGCGTAGCCAGCCTTGGTGGGGCTGGCGACCAAAGCGAATTAACTCAGTCACCGTCAGCCCTTCCGGCGCGACCGCCTCCTGGGGCAGTAGCGCCAGCTTGGTGGCAAGTTGGCGGGCGGGCATCTGGGCGATATCGTGGCCGTTTAACAATACGGCACCGCTATCGGGTTTGTGCAGGCGGGCAAGCCCAGAGAGCAGCGTGGATTTACCACAGCCGTTGGGGCCAACAATGGCGGTCACTTGCCCGCTGGGCAAGCTAACGCCGAGTTCGCGAATCACTTGGCGCTGGCCGTAGCTCATGCTGAGCGCATCGGTGGAAAGCGTGGGTAATGAGGTCATGGGCGACTCCGGTGTGGGCGCATTAGTATCCAGAGTAGCCAGGGGCCACCCACCACGGCGGTAACAATCCCCACGGGGATCTCGATGGGGGCAAACAGCGTGCGGCCTGCTAAATCGGCCAGCACCATCACCAGGGCACCCGCCAGCGTGGCGGCTAGAATGGGTACATGGCGGGCGCTGGAGAGCGAACGGGCAATTTCAGGGCCAATCAGCGCTATCAATCCAACCGGCCCCGCCACGGCAACGGCCAGCGCGGTGAGCACCACTGAAAGTAACAGCACCTGCAACCGCCGCGCTTTCACCGCAGTGCCTAAGCCACTGGCAATGGCATCTTTAAAGCGCAGCAGCGTGAGCGAACGGGCCAGCGCCAGCGCGGCCACCAGCCCTAGCGCCAAGCCAATGCCCAGCAGCTGTACTGCACTTGCCGGGCGAGCATTGAGGGAACCGACGGTCCAGGGGTAGGCGGCGTTGGCGGCATCAATGGCCACCCGCGCCAACATCAGCTGCGTCACCGCGCCAAATACCGCGCCCACGCCGATGCCTGCAACAATAAAGCGGTAGCCCTGAGTGCCGCTGCCTGCGGCTAAGCCAAAGGTGAGCACGGCGGCGGTAGTCGCGCCTGCCAGCGCCATGGCGGGCGGTGCGATGCCTAACCCCAAGCCTACAATCGAAGCCACCGCAAAGGCGGTGGCACCGTTATCAATCCCGATAATGCCAGGCGTCGCCAAACGGTTGCGGGCCAGGGTTTGCATCAGCACCCCGGCCAGCGCAAAGGCGGCGCCGGTGAAACAGGCGGCGATGAGGCGCGGCAGGCGCAGCTGCTGCACCATAAACGTTGTCATGCTATCGCCCTGCCCCACTAAGGAAGCCACCACCGCATTCGGGGAAAGCGTCACGCTCCCCAGGCTTAAATAGAGCACGCAGACGGCCAGCAGCACGGCACTAAGCCCCATATTTACTGCCACGGCGCGCTTTTCCAGCAGTACGCTCACTCCGCGGGGCAGCGCGGCACGCCAGTAGCCCTGCGGAGCCGCGACCGCCTGGGCACTCATGCTTTCATAATAAGCCGTGGAGGTGTGGGGCAGCACCACACCGCTGAGCGACTGTTTTGCCGTGTTTTTCATAGCATCAGATAACCAAAAGGAGCGTTAGAGCATGGGTAGGCGTTTGGCCCGCACCACCGCGATCAGCACCGGCGCGCCGCAGAGCGCGGTGAGCACGCCTAACGGCAGCTCGGAAGGGGCAACCACAACACGGGAGATAATATCGGCGGTGAGTACGATCAGCGGGCCGACAGGCAGGCAGAACCAGAGCGTGCGGCGAATATCCGGCCCGGCGATGGCCCGCGCCACAAAAGGCACCACGAGCCCCACAAACGCAATCGGCCCGGCAATGGCGGTGGCCGCGCCGACTAATAGCGCCACACAACCCACGGCCAGCCAGCGAATCAGCCCAGGGCGGTGCCCTAAACCGCTCGCGGCCCTCTCCCCAAGTGCCAGCGCGGCCAGCGGCCGGGCAATCACAACAACGCCTGCCCCTGCTACTAGCAGGCTGGGCAGCACGGCCCATAAATCATCCAACCGCCTACCCGCCAAGCTGCCTACCACCCAAAAGCGAATCTCATCGGCGGCACTCTGGTCGTAAAGCAGCATCAGAGCGCTGAGTGAACCGAGCAGCCCCGAAAACGCGGCCCCCGCTAACACTAAGCGCACCGGGTCATTCCCCACATCGCGCAGCCGAGCCACGCTGAGCACGCACACACAGCCGATGAGCGCCCCTAACTGGGCTACTGGAATGCGCAAAGTGGCCGCGCTGGCCCCTAACACCAGCGCCAGGGAAACGGCAAATGCAGCGCCTGCGCTCACGCCCAACAAGCCCGGCTCGGCCAGCGGGTTGCGGGAAACGGCCTGTAGCAGCGCCCCCGCCACGCCCAGCGCCACGCCTACCGCAATACCTATCAACGTGCGCGGTGCACGCAGCTCCCACACAATAAAACGCGCTTCCGCGTGATCGCTTCCGCTTAGCAGCCCCAGCACTTGGCGTGGACCAATACTGCCTGCGCCAATCAACAAACTAACGACGCTCACCGCCACAAGGGCGGTGAGCAGAAGGAACATCCAGGAGCGTGGTGAGCAGCGCCTGCCGCTCACGTTGTTAGCAGCAAAGTTAGAAATA
Protein-coding regions in this window:
- a CDS encoding ABC transporter permease, whose translation is MKNTAKQSLSGVVLPHTSTAYYESMSAQAVAAPQGYWRAALPRGVSVLLEKRAVAVNMGLSAVLLAVCVLYLSLGSVTLSPNAVVASLVGQGDSMTTFMVQQLRLPRLIAACFTGAAFALAGVLMQTLARNRLATPGIIGIDNGATAFAVASIVGLGLGIAPPAMALAGATTAAVLTFGLAAGSGTQGYRFIVAGIGVGAVFGAVTQLMLARVAIDAANAAYPWTVGSLNARPASAVQLLGIGLALGLVAALALARSLTLLRFKDAIASGLGTAVKARRLQVLLLSVVLTALAVAVAGPVGLIALIGPEIARSLSSARHVPILAATLAGALVMVLADLAGRTLFAPIEIPVGIVTAVVGGPWLLWILMRPHRSRP
- a CDS encoding ABC transporter, which translates into the protein MTSLPTLSTDALSMSYGQRQVIRELGVSLPSGQVTAIVGPNGCGKSTLLSGLARLHKPDSGAVLLNGHDIAQMPARQLATKLALLPQEAVAPEGLTVTELIRFGRQPHQGWLRQWSAEDQQVVQHALAAAELEALADRPLEALSGGQRQRAWIAMTIAQQTPLLLLDEPTSALDLGHQIEVFELVRGLACQGRTVVMVLHDLASACRYADHLIAMRDGQIVAQGAPSEVVTPALVRELYQVECTLLLDPDTGSPLLANVRRASQPA
- a CDS encoding ABC transporter permease — translated: MFLLLTALVAVSVVSLLIGAGSIGPRQVLGLLSGSDHAEARFIVWELRAPRTLIGIAVGVALGVAGALLQAVSRNPLAEPGLLGVSAGAAFAVSLALVLGASAATLRIPVAQLGALIGCVCVLSVARLRDVGNDPVRLVLAGAAFSGLLGSLSALMLLYDQSAADEIRFWVVGSLAGRRLDDLWAVLPSLLVAGAGVVVIARPLAALALGERAASGLGHRPGLIRWLAVGCVALLVGAATAIAGPIAFVGLVVPFVARAIAGPDIRRTLWFCLPVGPLIVLTADIISRVVVAPSELPLGVLTALCGAPVLIAVVRAKRLPML